The following proteins are co-located in the Pedobacter sp. FW305-3-2-15-E-R2A2 genome:
- a CDS encoding GPW/gp25 family protein codes for MDNSFKSFLGTGWSFPPEFNPESGAAEMVSGAEDIEQSLNILLSTSLGERVMQPQYGCDLNDYVFEALNSSVIGYLKDRVTNAILFYEPRIKAERIEVTASDSFDLIEGRFTISVEYSIPGTNSRFNYVYDYYKNEALKPI; via the coding sequence ATGGACAATTCTTTTAAATCATTTCTTGGAACCGGATGGTCTTTCCCTCCGGAGTTTAATCCGGAATCAGGAGCTGCCGAAATGGTTAGCGGGGCCGAAGATATTGAGCAGAGTTTAAATATCCTGCTTTCCACCTCTCTTGGGGAAAGGGTGATGCAGCCGCAATATGGCTGTGACCTGAACGATTATGTATTCGAGGCTTTAAACAGTTCTGTGATCGGTTACCTGAAAGACCGGGTAACCAATGCCATTCTGTTCTATGAGCCCCGGATTAAAGCGGAGCGGATAGAGGTAACCGCCAGTGATTCTTTTGACCTCATCGAGGGCCGCTTTACCATCAGTGTGGAATATTCCATACCCGGCACCAACTCGAGGTTCAATTATGTATATGATTATTATAAGAATGAAGCCTTAAAGCCTATATAA
- a CDS encoding PAAR domain-containing protein → MPSAARISDMHVCPMVTGVVPHVGGPVSGPCVPTVLIGSIPAAVVGDLLVCTGPPDSIVKGSATVLIGGKPAARQGDLTAHGGVIVAGLPTVQIGG, encoded by the coding sequence ATGCCTTCAGCAGCAAGAATCAGCGATATGCACGTTTGTCCGATGGTAACGGGTGTAGTACCACATGTAGGTGGTCCGGTTTCAGGGCCTTGCGTGCCTACGGTTTTGATCGGCAGCATTCCGGCAGCAGTGGTTGGTGACTTGCTCGTCTGCACTGGACCGCCTGATTCCATAGTGAAAGGATCGGCAACGGTGTTGATTGGGGGTAAACCTGCGGCAAGGCAGGGAGACCTGACGGCACATGGCGGTGTGATTGTAGCGGGATTACCCACTGTACAAATTGGAGGTTAA
- the vgrG gene encoding type VI secretion system tip protein VgrG produces the protein MEELIIPNPSKHDVSSYNILLDGAAMDASYEVLSISIEKEINRIPTARILLKDGDAALADFEISNKEDFVPGKEIIIKMGFDGNNTQAFKGIITKHTIKVKENGNTQLLIECRDLALRMTIGRHSRYFLEVKDSEVFDRLIGDYKGLKGDISTTSLKHKELVQHHLSNWDFMLLRAEANGMLVNVDDGTVKVAQPDTSASPVLQVSYGSSIIEFEAEMDARSQWANVEAISWDYKTQNLFKADVSEAKSFTQHGNVSGTDLAAAVDLDKFQLNHSGHLMEQELQNWADGTMLRSRLAKIRGRARVTGFAGIKPGNMLKLSGVGNRFNGNAYVTAVKQDMGDGSWYTHIQFGLDPERYSAAHPDINDFSAAGLIGGIKGLQIAKVLQLENDPEGEDRILVKIPVIDNTSNGTWVRIACLDAGSSRGSFFRPEIDDEVIVGFINDDPRHAVMLGMLNSSAKKAPLPGKDVNHEKGFFTRSNMRIHFNDDTKTITIDTPAGNSIQLDEQGSKIEIKDQNSNKVTMNSSGVSMESPNNVEIKAGLNLTLSAGASLSIGAASISLKADTSLGLEGAAAKLSSSGITEISGSLVKIN, from the coding sequence ATGGAAGAGCTGATCATACCCAATCCCTCCAAGCACGATGTATCCAGTTATAATATTTTGCTGGATGGTGCCGCTATGGATGCTTCGTATGAGGTGCTGAGCATTTCCATCGAAAAGGAAATCAACCGGATTCCAACTGCGAGGATCTTATTGAAAGACGGGGATGCAGCGCTGGCCGATTTTGAAATCAGCAATAAAGAAGATTTTGTGCCCGGCAAAGAGATCATTATAAAAATGGGCTTCGATGGCAACAATACTCAGGCATTTAAAGGAATCATCACCAAACATACCATCAAGGTAAAAGAGAATGGGAACACCCAGCTCCTGATCGAATGCAGGGATTTAGCGCTACGGATGACGATTGGTCGCCATAGCCGCTACTTTCTGGAGGTAAAAGACAGTGAGGTTTTTGACCGGCTGATTGGAGATTATAAAGGTTTAAAAGGAGACATCAGTACGACCAGCTTAAAACATAAAGAATTGGTACAACACCACCTGAGCAATTGGGATTTTATGTTGCTTCGGGCAGAAGCAAATGGGATGCTCGTGAATGTGGACGATGGAACCGTCAAAGTGGCGCAGCCGGATACCTCAGCATCGCCGGTTTTGCAGGTGAGTTATGGATCTTCCATCATCGAGTTTGAGGCGGAAATGGATGCAAGAAGCCAATGGGCGAACGTAGAAGCCATATCCTGGGATTACAAAACGCAAAACCTGTTTAAAGCCGATGTCTCAGAAGCAAAATCCTTTACCCAACATGGAAACGTGTCGGGAACAGACCTTGCGGCGGCGGTAGACCTGGATAAATTCCAGCTCAACCATAGTGGCCATCTGATGGAGCAGGAATTGCAGAACTGGGCAGATGGAACCATGTTACGCAGTCGCCTGGCAAAAATCAGGGGCAGGGCAAGAGTAACCGGATTTGCAGGAATAAAACCTGGAAATATGTTAAAGCTCAGCGGAGTGGGCAACAGGTTTAATGGAAATGCTTATGTGACCGCGGTAAAGCAGGATATGGGCGATGGTTCCTGGTATACTCATATCCAGTTTGGCCTCGATCCGGAGCGCTATAGCGCCGCTCATCCGGACATCAACGATTTTTCTGCTGCCGGTTTAATCGGTGGCATCAAAGGATTACAGATTGCCAAGGTATTGCAGCTGGAGAACGATCCGGAAGGAGAGGACCGCATTCTGGTGAAGATTCCGGTGATCGACAATACCTCTAATGGCACATGGGTAAGGATTGCCTGCCTGGATGCAGGTTCTTCCCGGGGTTCCTTTTTCAGACCTGAGATTGACGATGAAGTGATTGTAGGCTTTATCAACGATGATCCCCGTCATGCGGTGATGTTGGGCATGCTTAACAGCAGTGCAAAGAAAGCACCACTGCCCGGAAAGGACGTAAACCATGAAAAAGGCTTTTTTACCCGCAGCAATATGCGCATTCATTTTAATGACGATACCAAAACCATTACCATAGACACGCCTGCAGGAAACAGCATTCAGCTGGATGAACAGGGAAGTAAAATTGAAATTAAAGACCAGAACAGTAATAAAGTAACCATGAACAGCAGTGGGGTTTCTATGGAGAGCCCGAACAATGTGGAAATAAAAGCAGGACTGAACCTGACGTTGAGCGCAGGGGCGAGTTTGTCTATCGGGGCGGCTTCCATCTCTCTGAAAGCAGACACGAGCCTGGGATTGGAAGGTGCAGCAGCAAAGCTTTCTTCTTCAGGGATTACAGAAATCAGCGGTTCATTGGTTAAAATAAACTAA
- a CDS encoding LysM peptidoglycan-binding domain-containing protein, whose translation MSADYMSGKLEKLLIYSFTDRKFQIKDAEQKNKPAFVAPINPESFTKNYKIEHDVQRPHGSGAPEVKFKSTAPEELKLEFILDGTGTMEGYWKEYKEKPVYEQLKIFMNCAYNYQGDIHRPNFLLIIWGSEIRFRCVLTNLDVNYTLFKPDGTPLRAKLSATFLDYQSRETRIAADKPASPDLTHHRTIKQGDRLDLMTYAIYNDPKYFMQVAKANNLISLKKLKSGNDIYFPPFNKNEI comes from the coding sequence ATGAGCGCTGATTACATGTCCGGAAAACTGGAGAAATTACTGATTTATTCCTTTACTGACCGCAAATTCCAGATTAAGGATGCGGAACAGAAGAATAAGCCAGCATTTGTCGCGCCTATTAACCCAGAATCTTTTACTAAGAACTATAAGATTGAACACGATGTACAGCGCCCGCATGGCAGTGGTGCGCCTGAGGTGAAATTTAAATCCACGGCACCTGAAGAGCTGAAGCTGGAGTTTATTCTCGATGGCACGGGCACGATGGAAGGCTATTGGAAGGAATATAAAGAAAAACCGGTTTATGAGCAGCTGAAGATTTTTATGAACTGTGCCTATAATTACCAGGGCGACATTCACCGGCCAAACTTCCTGCTGATCATCTGGGGATCGGAAATCCGGTTTCGCTGTGTACTCACGAATCTGGATGTGAATTATACGCTGTTCAAACCCGATGGTACGCCCTTGAGAGCGAAGCTAAGCGCTACTTTTCTTGATTATCAGTCGCGGGAAACAAGGATTGCAGCAGATAAACCAGCCTCACCAGACCTTACCCATCACCGGACGATAAAACAGGGAGACCGTTTAGACCTGATGACTTATGCCATTTACAATGACCCAAAATACTTTATGCAGGTCGCGAAGGCCAACAACCTGATCTCGCTTAAAAAGCTGAAATCAGGCAATGACATTTATTTCCCACCTTTTAATAAAAATGAAATCTGA
- a CDS encoding DUF5908 family protein, which produces MPIEIRELVIKATILQDLNSSSAQSNGVPPSEELVKVCVEKVLEILKERNER; this is translated from the coding sequence ATGCCCATTGAAATAAGAGAGTTGGTGATCAAGGCCACGATATTGCAGGACCTCAATAGCAGTTCTGCGCAAAGCAATGGTGTTCCTCCTTCTGAGGAGCTGGTAAAAGTATGTGTTGAAAAGGTACTGGAAATTTTAAAAGAAAGAAATGAGCGCTGA
- a CDS encoding phage tail protein — protein MADQTYQTVNFHFAVNFTLQGAKSVDIKFQSVMGLDATIDTDTVKEGGENRFEHVIPTRRKYGPLILKRGLLAPGTSGVTDWLKKAFDDQIYETLETVVISLLDEQHQSLMHWKINNVWPRSWKIAELNGTKGDVLIETLELNYNRLIFQKS, from the coding sequence ATGGCCGATCAAACTTATCAAACCGTCAACTTTCATTTTGCGGTGAATTTTACACTGCAGGGGGCGAAGTCTGTAGACATCAAATTCCAATCTGTAATGGGTTTAGACGCCACTATTGATACGGATACCGTGAAAGAAGGTGGGGAGAACAGATTTGAACATGTGATCCCTACCCGGCGTAAGTATGGTCCCTTGATTTTGAAACGTGGACTGCTCGCACCGGGAACTTCGGGCGTGACGGACTGGTTAAAAAAAGCTTTTGACGACCAGATCTATGAAACACTGGAGACTGTTGTGATTAGCCTGCTGGATGAACAGCATCAATCCTTAATGCATTGGAAAATTAACAATGTCTGGCCCCGAAGCTGGAAAATTGCCGAGCTGAACGGAACAAAAGGTGATGTGCTGATCGAAACCCTGGAATTGAATTATAACCGTCTGATTTTTCAAAAATCATAA
- a CDS encoding phage tail protein gives MATDPKKNYPLPKFHFQLDWGGTRIGFTEVSGLDFETEVIEYREGSSPTYNKTKQPGLTKYPNVVLKRGTFLGDFEFFEQWKKTMMFQEGKEKFRRDVTIRLLDEEHQPIISWTLSRAWPSKVQSTNLKSDANEVAIETIELVHEGLSIVEAKK, from the coding sequence ATGGCAACGGATCCTAAAAAGAATTATCCTCTTCCAAAATTTCACTTTCAATTGGATTGGGGAGGAACAAGAATCGGGTTTACAGAAGTAAGTGGACTTGATTTTGAAACAGAGGTAATTGAATACAGGGAAGGCAGCAGCCCGACTTACAATAAAACAAAACAACCAGGGCTTACCAAATATCCGAACGTGGTTCTGAAAAGGGGAACCTTTCTTGGCGACTTCGAATTCTTCGAACAATGGAAGAAAACGATGATGTTCCAGGAAGGTAAGGAGAAGTTCAGGAGGGATGTGACCATCCGGCTGCTGGACGAAGAACACCAGCCCATCATTTCCTGGACACTGTCGAGGGCATGGCCTTCAAAAGTGCAATCCACCAATCTGAAATCGGATGCCAATGAAGTGGCGATCGAGACGATAGAGCTGGTGCATGAGGGATTGTCCATCGTTGAGGCGAAAAAATAA
- a CDS encoding phage tail sheath C-terminal domain-containing protein, with translation MQDYKTPGVYIEEIPHLPPSIASVETAIPAFIGYTEKAQWKETDDLRNKPWRIESLLQYEQFFGYPDPEKESLTVVFDTTAGKNEVNGKIDETKRSKFLMYYSLQLFFGNGGGACWITSVGNYTDTGGLIMAADLSAGLKQVAKINEVTLLVFPDSVNLATLTDYYDIHTQAIQQCVDLQDRFTVLDVYHDAANLEEWELDIQALRDTLSGPTDFLKYAAVYFPKIYSGVDYNYKVVGDQSKDNDDLVKITGIAGVTKLSELLATKNAQYFQAKSAITNIQMLLPVSVAMVGVYAQVDNARGVWKAPANINIANAIRPQYLITHSEQMGLNVDAQAGKSINVIRSFAGRGPAIIWGARTLAGNDNEWRYVPVRRFFSMVEESVKNATEQFVFEPNDRNTWVRVKSMIENYLTQQWKSGALMGASTKEAFFVHIGLGETMTELDLWEGRMIVEIGMAAVRPAEFIILRFMHKMLAES, from the coding sequence ATGCAAGATTATAAAACTCCGGGAGTTTATATTGAGGAAATTCCGCATCTCCCACCTTCTATTGCATCAGTAGAAACAGCTATTCCAGCGTTTATCGGTTATACCGAAAAGGCACAGTGGAAAGAGACAGATGACCTGAGAAACAAGCCATGGCGCATCGAATCTTTGTTGCAATATGAACAGTTTTTTGGCTATCCTGATCCTGAAAAGGAAAGCCTGACCGTCGTGTTTGATACCACTGCCGGTAAAAATGAGGTGAACGGAAAAATTGACGAAACCAAGAGGTCTAAATTTCTGATGTATTACTCCCTGCAGCTGTTTTTCGGTAACGGTGGGGGTGCCTGCTGGATTACCTCTGTAGGAAATTACACGGATACCGGAGGACTGATCATGGCCGCAGACTTATCGGCCGGGCTGAAACAGGTGGCTAAAATCAATGAAGTGACCCTACTGGTCTTTCCAGACTCAGTTAACCTGGCAACGTTGACTGATTATTATGACATCCATACTCAGGCCATTCAGCAATGCGTGGACCTTCAGGACCGGTTTACCGTTTTGGACGTTTATCATGATGCAGCAAACCTCGAAGAATGGGAGCTCGATATCCAGGCCTTGCGTGATACCTTATCAGGGCCTACAGATTTTCTGAAATACGCTGCGGTATATTTTCCTAAAATATACTCCGGTGTGGATTATAACTATAAGGTGGTTGGAGATCAGTCTAAAGACAATGACGACCTGGTGAAAATAACAGGCATTGCCGGCGTAACGAAACTCTCTGAACTGCTGGCCACTAAAAATGCCCAATACTTTCAGGCTAAAAGTGCGATCACGAATATCCAGATGTTATTGCCTGTTTCGGTAGCCATGGTAGGCGTATACGCACAGGTAGACAATGCGCGTGGCGTATGGAAAGCACCTGCAAATATCAATATCGCCAATGCGATAAGGCCACAATACCTTATCACGCACAGCGAACAAATGGGCCTCAATGTAGATGCACAGGCCGGTAAATCCATCAATGTGATCCGTTCTTTTGCGGGCCGCGGACCGGCCATCATCTGGGGTGCCAGAACATTGGCCGGAAACGACAATGAATGGCGTTATGTACCGGTAAGACGTTTCTTCAGCATGGTCGAAGAATCGGTGAAGAATGCAACCGAACAATTCGTCTTTGAGCCCAACGACCGCAATACCTGGGTAAGGGTGAAATCAATGATCGAAAACTACCTGACCCAGCAATGGAAATCAGGTGCGCTGATGGGTGCTTCCACCAAGGAAGCCTTTTTTGTGCACATCGGGCTTGGGGAAACCATGACAGAACTCGATCTGTGGGAGGGAAGGATGATCGTCGAAATCGGTATGGCCGCTGTTCGTCCGGCAGAGTTTATTATCCTCAGGTTTATGCATAAAATGCTGGCTGAGTCTTAA
- a CDS encoding DUF4255 domain-containing protein has translation MIDKTLQLLKSELTSYLIAKGDNAANVIIDNIGLSETASGTSLVDSIVISLVNIEEESTLKNQSPLKRFPSGTAIYENAPVYLNLYVLLSCNYFGDGYLLALKRLSSVIRFLQSKNSFASSTSSSGGSTDPNDLEELTFTMELYTLTFEQINHLWGSLGGRQVPFAMYKLRLVAISEHATVREVPLIEEIETNISTLSGHN, from the coding sequence ATGATTGACAAGACGCTCCAATTGTTAAAATCAGAACTGACGAGTTACCTTATTGCTAAGGGCGACAATGCTGCGAATGTCATCATCGACAATATCGGCTTGTCGGAAACTGCAAGTGGTACTAGTCTGGTAGATAGCATTGTCATCAGTCTGGTTAACATTGAAGAAGAAAGTACCCTCAAAAACCAATCTCCTTTAAAACGTTTCCCTTCCGGAACGGCGATTTATGAAAATGCTCCGGTCTATTTAAACCTGTATGTTTTATTAAGTTGTAATTACTTTGGAGACGGATACCTGCTGGCACTCAAAAGGCTTTCTTCTGTGATCCGTTTTCTTCAGAGCAAAAACTCCTTCGCTTCTTCGACATCTTCAAGTGGCGGATCAACAGATCCCAATGACCTGGAGGAACTGACCTTTACCATGGAGCTTTATACGCTGACTTTCGAACAGATCAACCATTTATGGGGTTCACTCGGCGGAAGGCAGGTTCCTTTTGCCATGTATAAACTCAGATTGGTGGCCATCTCTGAACATGCCACCGTGAGAGAAGTACCATTGATCGAAGAAATTGAAACCAATATATCCACCTTATCCGGGCACAACTGA
- a CDS encoding helix-turn-helix transcriptional regulator, whose protein sequence is MNLVHSIPVEQVGTCPDQMHRVINLIMQRNFHATEIGDYFLGNVLVDNQKVMVSNYANKVESRLLNQNDKEAHQLWLAYFEFFFPPEDDIVIDPELFEAIREKEHWKVHFFFQRLRPPKKSDYKWHFSTSRLCCPEEKNVSPILFHYAFELNISGCSSESLEETDYAQKYHSRFELLSKREKEIIKLIVEGKSSFEISIILYISMHTVNNHRKNIIRKLEINNLCQLTKFAMSFHII, encoded by the coding sequence ATGAATCTAGTACATTCCATCCCGGTCGAGCAGGTGGGGACTTGCCCGGATCAAATGCATCGTGTCATTAACCTGATCATGCAACGGAATTTTCATGCAACTGAAATTGGCGATTACTTTCTTGGAAATGTGCTGGTAGATAATCAAAAAGTAATGGTCAGTAATTATGCCAATAAGGTTGAATCAAGACTCCTGAACCAGAACGATAAAGAAGCGCATCAGCTTTGGCTTGCTTACTTCGAGTTTTTTTTTCCTCCAGAGGATGACATTGTCATTGACCCGGAATTGTTTGAGGCCATCCGGGAAAAAGAGCATTGGAAAGTTCATTTCTTTTTTCAACGTTTGAGACCTCCAAAAAAATCAGATTATAAATGGCATTTCTCCACTTCGAGACTCTGCTGCCCGGAAGAAAAAAACGTTTCTCCAATCTTGTTTCATTATGCTTTTGAGCTTAACATTTCCGGCTGCAGCTCCGAAAGCCTTGAGGAAACAGATTATGCACAAAAATACCATAGTCGCTTTGAGCTGCTAAGCAAGCGGGAAAAGGAGATCATTAAATTGATTGTGGAGGGGAAAAGTAGTTTTGAGATCTCCATCATCCTGTATATATCCATGCATACCGTTAACAATCACCGGAAGAACATCATTAGAAAGCTGGAAATAAATAACCTCTGCCAGCTCACCAAATTCGCCATGTCATTTCATATCATTTAA
- a CDS encoding AraC family transcriptional regulator codes for MLKSLILTGAIQGFFLILLLKTKRKNSISDQLLMIWLGIISVQLLFYYDNLSKTPLAPEFLQLLGFSLPLIGSPLLFLYTYALAFGNQFKWKRIWLHLIPYFLFNLLLYYFCLQNPDSILISNGFPHFNKEIPGPMIWFLTSLMAAIPGFYTIYSLLILLKYQRLLPDNYAYTEKITLNWLKWIIISLLILFITLFLLIKYGVNYELLTYDNLFAVVGAILSFYIFFIGYFGLCQTTVFRDHPLTTDFVTEVVPKTSYKNSGMDEEMCEQLFHQLKHHMEENKPFLAEDLSLSILAVQLGLTANQLSQVINQKSAVNFFTFINRYRVAVVKERLNDPAYSHYSILAIGYDCGFRSKSSFNKIFKEIVGQTPSEYRSIPTHKDA; via the coding sequence ATGCTTAAATCCTTGATATTAACCGGAGCAATACAAGGCTTTTTTTTAATACTACTGTTAAAAACTAAAAGAAAAAATTCCATATCAGATCAATTGCTGATGATCTGGCTCGGCATCATTTCTGTCCAGCTCTTATTTTATTACGACAACCTATCAAAGACTCCCCTCGCTCCGGAATTCCTGCAGCTTTTAGGGTTTTCCCTGCCATTGATCGGCTCTCCCCTGCTTTTTCTTTACACCTATGCCCTCGCTTTTGGTAATCAGTTTAAATGGAAGCGGATTTGGCTGCACTTAATTCCATATTTCCTGTTCAACCTGCTGCTCTACTACTTTTGTTTACAAAATCCGGATAGCATTTTGATCAGCAATGGATTTCCACATTTCAATAAAGAAATACCCGGGCCAATGATCTGGTTTTTAACTTCGTTAATGGCCGCCATACCCGGGTTTTACACCATTTACAGCCTGCTTATTCTGCTAAAATATCAGCGCTTATTACCCGATAATTATGCTTATACCGAAAAAATAACCCTCAATTGGCTCAAATGGATCATCATATCCCTGTTAATTCTGTTTATTACTTTATTTCTGCTGATAAAATATGGGGTAAATTATGAATTACTCACTTATGATAATTTATTTGCAGTAGTCGGGGCCATTCTTTCTTTCTATATCTTTTTTATCGGCTACTTTGGCTTATGTCAAACGACCGTCTTTAGGGATCATCCTTTAACAACAGATTTTGTAACGGAGGTTGTTCCCAAAACCAGCTATAAAAATTCAGGGATGGACGAGGAAATGTGTGAACAGCTCTTTCATCAGTTAAAACATCACATGGAGGAAAATAAACCTTTTTTAGCAGAAGATTTAAGCCTCAGCATCCTTGCTGTTCAATTGGGATTAACCGCAAATCAACTTTCGCAGGTGATCAATCAAAAGTCAGCGGTTAACTTTTTCACTTTTATAAACCGCTACCGGGTAGCGGTTGTGAAGGAACGGTTAAATGATCCTGCCTATAGCCATTATTCCATTCTTGCCATCGGTTACGACTGCGGTTTTCGCTCTAAATCTTCATTCAACAAAATTTTCAAGGAAATAGTTGGTCAAACACCTTCAGAGTATAGGTCCATCCCTACCCATAAAGACGCTTAA
- a CDS encoding MFS transporter, with translation MERKKVAYMGCLGLIGVITTEFGVIGILPQLAAHYQISIEVAGLLLSAFAIVIALAGPFMTLFMSGYNRKHMMALSLAVFLFTGIVSALSPPFWLLLLVRMLPAFLQPVYISTAVAAATNGVDKKEEHQMMAIVLGGIGIATVTTVPFATYIADELHGWNYSFVVQAVVSLLALIGILTGLPSMPVPERKTYGKQLKILKKPGFLISSLVVLLMNAAMFTTYSYFADYLGRVNGMEPKMISSMLLLFGVMGVLGNFVAGKALSKSLTMTTAFFLAGLALVAAGIYYSASLSSVGTILLIGIWGFLHTPCFLTGQAYMIATATEASEFANSLSISFGNLGIAIGTAVSGVVIAGYGIHNAPWAMLGFSAFALLMMWVKALPVFDKRRS, from the coding sequence ATGGAGAGGAAGAAAGTCGCCTATATGGGTTGCCTTGGTTTGATTGGGGTAATCACGACCGAATTCGGTGTGATCGGAATATTGCCGCAACTGGCGGCACATTATCAGATCAGTATTGAGGTCGCCGGGCTATTACTCAGTGCATTTGCCATCGTTATCGCGCTGGCAGGTCCGTTCATGACGCTTTTTATGTCCGGTTACAATAGAAAACACATGATGGCGCTTAGTCTTGCTGTATTTTTATTTACGGGAATTGTCTCCGCGCTTTCGCCTCCATTCTGGTTGTTGTTGCTGGTTCGGATGCTTCCTGCATTTCTCCAGCCTGTTTACATCTCTACTGCAGTTGCCGCAGCAACAAATGGGGTAGACAAAAAAGAGGAACATCAGATGATGGCCATTGTATTGGGAGGAATTGGGATTGCTACGGTGACTACCGTTCCCTTTGCCACTTATATTGCGGACGAACTTCATGGCTGGAATTATTCTTTTGTAGTTCAGGCCGTCGTTAGTTTACTGGCACTGATTGGTATATTGACGGGCTTACCTTCGATGCCGGTGCCGGAGAGAAAGACTTATGGAAAGCAACTGAAAATTTTAAAGAAACCTGGATTTCTAATCAGCTCATTGGTCGTGTTGCTGATGAATGCAGCCATGTTTACCACTTATTCTTATTTTGCCGATTACCTGGGTCGGGTAAATGGGATGGAGCCTAAAATGATCAGCAGCATGTTATTGCTCTTTGGAGTGATGGGCGTACTTGGGAATTTTGTCGCGGGTAAAGCATTGAGCAAAAGCCTGACCATGACGACTGCATTCTTTTTAGCCGGGCTGGCATTGGTTGCTGCAGGAATTTATTATTCCGCATCTTTGTCGTCTGTTGGCACCATTCTGCTCATCGGCATTTGGGGTTTCCTGCATACTCCATGCTTCCTCACCGGACAGGCTTACATGATCGCAACCGCAACAGAAGCGTCTGAATTTGCCAATAGCCTTTCGATCTCTTTTGGAAACCTTGGCATCGCCATAGGTACGGCAGTAAGCGGTGTGGTGATTGCTGGTTATGGCATTCACAATGCGCCATGGGCGATGCTGGGTTTTAGCGCATTTGCTTTGTTGATGATGTGGGTTAAAGCGCTCCCTGTTTTCGATAAGCGGCGATCATAA
- a CDS encoding alpha/beta hydrolase, whose product MKNKLSFLPQVEAALAFIAGIEVSADLEELEAGRAFYKGFIPMAGAAENVYQIEDRLIPSLQDQQEIGIRIYRPSAQENLPAVVYFHGGWFIAGGLDTHDRPLRSLANLSAAVIVSIDYRLAPEFPFPYGINDCYDALLWIVANAAELGIDSNRIALAGDSAGGALAAVTSRRAVMEGGPKIAGQVLIYPVTDSSLGTPSWKEFAEGPNLTLEGAEQAWNCYTPKVGDSIRPDASPLMADDLSELPPTHIIMAEYDPLRDEAALYAKKLKAAGVILTETTYGGMVHGFFQMGGLIDQGNEAIKEVAGVLRSYLKMTEA is encoded by the coding sequence ATGAAAAATAAACTGTCATTTTTGCCTCAGGTAGAGGCTGCGTTAGCATTTATAGCGGGCATCGAGGTATCCGCTGATCTGGAGGAGTTGGAAGCAGGAAGAGCATTCTATAAGGGATTTATTCCCATGGCTGGAGCAGCAGAAAATGTATACCAGATAGAAGACCGGTTAATTCCATCTTTACAGGATCAGCAGGAGATCGGGATACGGATCTATCGTCCCTCCGCACAGGAGAATCTTCCTGCAGTAGTTTATTTCCATGGAGGCTGGTTTATTGCCGGAGGCTTGGATACCCACGATAGGCCCCTGCGCTCATTGGCAAACTTATCGGCCGCTGTAATTGTATCTATTGATTATCGTCTTGCGCCGGAATTTCCCTTCCCCTATGGAATTAACGATTGTTATGATGCCTTACTGTGGATTGTCGCAAATGCTGCTGAGCTCGGCATTGATAGCAATCGCATTGCGCTGGCAGGCGACAGCGCAGGAGGGGCGCTTGCTGCCGTAACTTCAAGAAGAGCTGTTATGGAAGGTGGTCCTAAAATAGCCGGGCAGGTACTCATCTATCCGGTTACGGATTCCTCACTTGGTACTCCGTCCTGGAAAGAATTTGCAGAAGGTCCAAACTTAACTTTGGAAGGGGCGGAGCAGGCCTGGAATTGCTATACCCCGAAAGTCGGGGATAGCATCCGGCCTGATGCCTCACCGCTAATGGCGGATGACCTTTCCGAATTACCACCTACACACATTATCATGGCAGAATATGATCCTTTGCGGGATGAAGCAGCCCTTTACGCCAAAAAACTGAAAGCTGCAGGTGTAATTCTTACGGAAACTACTTACGGTGGTATGGTACATGGTTTTTTCCAAATGGGAGGGTTGATCGATCAGGGAAATGAAGCGATAAAAGAAGTTGCCGGAGTTTTACGGAGTTACCTGAAAATGACTGAAGCATAA